In Labrys wisconsinensis, the following are encoded in one genomic region:
- a CDS encoding IclR family transcriptional regulator, producing MKTDSPSYSAPALDKGLDILELLAARESGLSMKAIADELGRSKSEIFRMLMVLLDRGYIARDAATDEFTLTNRLFNLGLRTPRVKDLLSRAAPILRQLAEECGHSPHLVVVHHGETVTIAAVSGGADMSFTLKLGYGRVAVDATSGQVILAFQPPEVRRHMVEESRRLLDRDLDEGELGEAFERIREQGYEMHESRDFVGITDICCPVLGGNGEAIACVIISYVNRRGRTSRHAEVLDMLRQSCRAIAEEIA from the coding sequence ATGAAGACCGACAGCCCGTCCTACTCCGCCCCGGCCCTTGACAAGGGCCTCGACATCCTCGAGCTCCTGGCCGCGCGCGAGAGCGGGCTGTCGATGAAGGCGATCGCCGACGAGCTCGGCCGCTCGAAGAGCGAGATCTTCCGCATGCTGATGGTGCTGCTGGACCGCGGCTACATCGCCCGCGATGCGGCGACCGACGAATTCACGCTCACCAACCGCCTGTTCAACCTCGGCTTGCGCACGCCCAGGGTGAAGGACCTCCTGTCCCGGGCGGCGCCGATCCTGCGCCAGCTGGCGGAAGAGTGCGGCCACTCGCCCCATCTGGTGGTGGTCCATCACGGCGAGACCGTCACCATCGCCGCCGTATCCGGGGGCGCCGACATGTCCTTCACCCTGAAGCTGGGCTATGGGCGCGTGGCGGTCGACGCGACCTCCGGCCAGGTGATCCTGGCCTTCCAGCCGCCGGAGGTGCGCCGGCACATGGTGGAGGAAAGCCGGCGTCTGCTCGACCGCGACCTCGATGAAGGCGAGCTCGGCGAAGCCTTCGAGCGCATCCGCGAGCAAGGCTACGAGATGCACGAGAGCCGCGACTTCGTCGGCATCACCGACATCTGCTGCCCCGTGCTCGGCGGCAATGGCGAGGCCATCGCCTGCGTCATCATCTCCTATGTCAACCGCCGCGGACGCACCAGCCGCCATGCGGAGGTGCTGGACATGCTCCGGCAGAGCTGCCGGGCCATCGCAGAGGAGATCGCATGA
- a CDS encoding RidA family protein, whose amino-acid sequence MIERIAEVPGGARRGGHYSHAVIAHGFVHVSGQGPADPQTGRIPDGFADQVRQTLANVRTILLAAGADMTDVVKVTAYLTDVTRFAEYNAVYKEFFPTDLPARTTVGAQLIGIQVEIDCVAAIGGERA is encoded by the coding sequence ATGATCGAGCGTATCGCCGAGGTGCCCGGCGGCGCCAGGCGCGGCGGCCACTATTCCCATGCGGTGATCGCGCACGGCTTCGTCCATGTCTCCGGCCAGGGCCCGGCGGACCCGCAGACCGGCCGCATCCCCGACGGCTTTGCCGACCAGGTGCGCCAGACCCTGGCAAATGTCCGCACCATCCTCCTCGCCGCCGGCGCCGACATGACGGACGTCGTCAAGGTGACGGCCTATCTCACCGACGTGACGCGCTTTGCCGAGTACAACGCCGTCTACAAGGAGTTCTTCCCCACCGACCTGCCGGCGCGCACCACGGTGGGCGCGCAGCTGATCGGCATCCAGGTCGAGATCGACTGCGTCGCCGCGATCGGGGGCGAGCGGGCGTAG
- a CDS encoding amidase translates to MPAPPPSLADWTAGQLLAAFRTGSVTPLDAWAAVEARIAAAEPKIAALYAYAPERARREAAASTERWRRGAPIGPLDGMPVTVKELIATEGDPVPRGSAASELAPARQDAPAAARLREDGAILFAKTTCPDYGMLSSGLSSFHPLTRNPWNLAKNPGGSSSGAAAAAAAGYGPLHVGTDIGGSIRIPAGWTGLFGFKPSNGRVPIDPYYPGRCAGPMTRTVADAVMMMPTLSRPDWRDATSLPPTPLDWPGEAPDVRGLRLGLMLDAGCGLPVDREILDAVTAAARRFEAAGAIVEAVPPVLTAAMLDGLDDFWRARAWAEISLLPPERQRRILPYIHAWATKAETMSGVRAVRGHDQTLAMRQACARLFQSVDAVLSPTNPVVSFPAEHASPTNDPDRPFEHIAFTVPWNMSEQPAASINCGFSRAGMPIGLQIVGPRFGDVLVLQLSLTHEAWQEPIAWPAVG, encoded by the coding sequence ATGCCCGCACCGCCGCCTTCGCTCGCCGACTGGACGGCCGGCCAGCTCCTCGCCGCCTTCCGCACCGGGTCGGTCACGCCGCTCGACGCATGGGCCGCCGTCGAGGCCCGCATCGCCGCCGCGGAGCCGAAGATCGCCGCGCTCTACGCCTATGCTCCCGAACGCGCCCGCCGCGAGGCCGCCGCCTCGACCGAGCGCTGGCGGCGCGGCGCGCCGATCGGGCCGCTCGACGGCATGCCGGTCACGGTCAAGGAGCTGATCGCCACCGAGGGCGATCCGGTGCCGCGCGGCTCGGCGGCGAGCGAGCTTGCGCCGGCCAGGCAGGACGCGCCGGCCGCCGCGCGGCTGCGCGAGGATGGCGCCATCCTGTTCGCCAAGACCACCTGCCCGGACTACGGCATGCTGTCGTCCGGACTGTCGAGCTTCCACCCCCTGACGCGCAATCCCTGGAATCTCGCGAAAAATCCCGGCGGCTCGAGCTCCGGCGCCGCGGCCGCCGCGGCGGCCGGCTATGGACCGCTGCATGTCGGCACCGATATCGGCGGCTCGATCCGCATTCCCGCCGGCTGGACCGGCCTGTTCGGCTTCAAGCCGAGCAATGGCCGCGTTCCCATCGACCCCTACTATCCCGGCCGCTGCGCCGGGCCGATGACCCGGACGGTCGCCGATGCCGTCATGATGATGCCGACGCTGTCGCGTCCGGACTGGCGGGACGCCACCAGCCTGCCGCCGACGCCGCTGGACTGGCCGGGCGAGGCGCCCGACGTCAGGGGCCTTCGCCTCGGCCTGATGCTCGATGCCGGCTGCGGCCTGCCGGTCGACCGCGAGATCCTCGATGCGGTGACGGCGGCGGCAAGGCGCTTCGAGGCGGCCGGCGCGATCGTCGAGGCGGTTCCCCCGGTGCTCACCGCGGCGATGCTCGACGGCCTCGACGATTTCTGGCGCGCCCGCGCCTGGGCCGAGATCTCGCTCCTGCCGCCGGAGCGCCAGCGCCGGATCCTGCCCTATATCCACGCATGGGCTACGAAGGCCGAGACCATGTCCGGCGTGCGGGCCGTCCGGGGCCATGATCAGACCCTGGCGATGCGCCAGGCCTGCGCCCGCCTGTTCCAAAGCGTCGACGCCGTGCTGTCGCCGACGAACCCGGTCGTGTCCTTTCCGGCCGAGCATGCCTCGCCGACCAACGACCCGGACCGCCCCTTCGAGCACATCGCCTTCACCGTGCCGTGGAACATGTCGGAGCAGCCGGCCGCCTCGATCAATTGCGGCTTCTCCCGCGCCGGCATGCCGATCGGCCTGCAGATCGTCGGCCCGCGCTTCGGCGACGTCCTGGTCCTGCAGCTCTCGCTGACCCACGAGGCCTGGCAGGAGCCGATCGCCTGGCCGGCGGTGGGGTGA
- a CDS encoding glucose 1-dehydrogenase, whose translation MRLDGKIAIVTGGGSGFGEGIVRKFAAEGARVVVADRDLAGAERVAGSLPDMAVAVEADVGTAAGFAAALDRAQQAFGGLDILVNNAGIGHLPQPLETLDEAMFDHIGRVNMKAIYFGARAVVPLFKEQKRGVILNVASTAGVSPRPNLTWYNASKGWAITATRGMAVELAPFGIRVNAINPVAGETPLLKTFMGEDTPEMRAKFLATIPLGRFSTPEDMGNAAAFLCSDEASMITGVAMEVDGGRCI comes from the coding sequence ATGAGGCTCGACGGCAAGATCGCAATCGTCACCGGCGGCGGCTCCGGCTTCGGCGAAGGCATCGTGCGCAAGTTCGCCGCCGAGGGCGCGCGCGTCGTCGTGGCCGACCGCGACCTGGCCGGCGCCGAGCGGGTGGCCGGCTCCCTGCCCGACATGGCCGTGGCCGTCGAGGCGGATGTCGGCACCGCGGCCGGCTTCGCCGCGGCTCTCGACAGGGCGCAGCAGGCCTTCGGCGGCCTCGACATCCTCGTCAACAATGCCGGCATAGGCCATCTGCCGCAGCCCTTGGAGACGCTGGACGAGGCGATGTTCGACCACATCGGCCGCGTCAACATGAAGGCGATCTATTTCGGCGCCCGCGCCGTCGTGCCGCTGTTCAAGGAACAGAAGCGCGGCGTCATCCTCAACGTCGCCTCCACCGCCGGGGTCAGCCCGCGCCCGAACCTCACCTGGTACAACGCCTCCAAGGGCTGGGCGATCACCGCTACGCGCGGCATGGCGGTGGAGCTCGCCCCGTTCGGCATCCGCGTCAACGCCATCAATCCCGTGGCGGGCGAAACCCCGCTGCTCAAGACCTTCATGGGCGAGGACACGCCGGAGATGCGGGCCAAGTTCCTGGCGACGATCCCCCTGGGCCGCTTCTCCACGCCCGAGGACATGGGCAACGCCGCCGCCTTCCTGTGCTCCGACGAAGCGAGCATGATCACCGGCGTCGCCATGGAAGTCGACGGCGGCCGCTGCATCTGA
- a CDS encoding aldehyde dehydrogenase family protein, with the protein MPAAHDTVALRQPVDGGMRPMLIGGAWVGGASGNTLETRNPATGAVLARVPRGDQRDIDRAVAAARRAFEGPWSRFKPYERQVLLLKVADLFEKHWEEIAQSDTLDMGMPITRTRANRNRVIGMLRFYAGMATALNGETIDNSLAGDVVSYTRREPVGVVGAIIPWNAPAAASVWKIGPALATGCTVVLKPSEEAPLTPLLIADLMQEAGVPEGVVNVVTGTGSEAGAALAEHAGVDKLVFTGSTATGQSIVRASAGNLKRLSLELGGKSPVIVCADADLERAVPVAAMAVFANSGQICIAGSRLFVERSIHDDFVERVAAYARALRIGDGADPATEIGPLISARQLTRVEGFLDAGTREGARLVTGGTRLTEGALAAGHFVAPTVFADVSDSMAIAREEIFGPVISAMPFDTLEEAMTRANATPYGLAAGVFTRDVGKAHRLSRALRSGSVWVNTYHAIDPAVPFGGTGMSGYGREGGTEHLAEYLDTKAVFIRLD; encoded by the coding sequence ATGCCCGCAGCTCACGACACCGTCGCCCTCCGCCAGCCCGTCGACGGCGGCATGCGCCCGATGCTGATCGGCGGCGCCTGGGTCGGCGGCGCCTCCGGCAACACGCTGGAGACGCGCAACCCGGCGACCGGGGCGGTGCTCGCCCGCGTGCCGCGCGGCGACCAGAGGGATATCGACCGGGCGGTGGCGGCGGCGCGGCGGGCCTTCGAGGGGCCGTGGAGCCGCTTCAAGCCCTATGAGCGTCAGGTGCTGCTGCTGAAGGTCGCCGACCTCTTCGAGAAGCACTGGGAGGAGATTGCCCAGTCGGACACGCTCGACATGGGCATGCCGATCACGCGGACGCGCGCCAACCGCAACCGGGTCATCGGCATGCTGCGCTTCTATGCCGGCATGGCCACCGCTCTCAACGGCGAGACCATCGACAATTCCCTGGCCGGCGATGTCGTCTCCTACACCCGCCGCGAGCCGGTTGGCGTCGTCGGCGCCATCATCCCCTGGAACGCGCCGGCCGCAGCCTCGGTGTGGAAGATCGGCCCAGCGCTGGCGACCGGCTGCACGGTGGTGCTGAAGCCCTCCGAGGAGGCGCCGCTGACCCCGCTCTTGATCGCCGACCTCATGCAGGAGGCCGGCGTGCCCGAGGGCGTGGTCAATGTCGTGACCGGCACCGGCAGCGAGGCCGGCGCCGCGCTCGCCGAGCATGCCGGCGTCGACAAGCTGGTCTTCACCGGCTCGACCGCCACCGGCCAGAGCATCGTCCGCGCCTCGGCCGGCAATCTGAAACGCCTGTCGCTGGAGCTCGGCGGCAAGTCGCCGGTGATCGTCTGCGCCGACGCCGACCTGGAACGGGCCGTGCCGGTGGCGGCCATGGCGGTCTTCGCCAATTCCGGCCAGATCTGCATCGCCGGCTCGCGCCTCTTCGTCGAGCGCTCGATCCATGACGACTTCGTCGAGCGGGTCGCGGCCTATGCCAGGGCGCTGCGGATCGGCGACGGCGCCGATCCCGCCACCGAGATCGGGCCGCTGATCTCCGCGCGGCAACTCACGCGAGTCGAAGGCTTCCTCGATGCCGGGACGCGCGAGGGCGCCCGGCTGGTCACGGGCGGCACGCGCCTGACCGAGGGGGCGCTGGCGGCGGGGCATTTCGTGGCGCCGACCGTGTTCGCCGACGTCTCCGACAGCATGGCCATCGCCCGGGAGGAGATATTCGGGCCGGTCATCTCCGCCATGCCGTTCGACACGCTCGAGGAGGCGATGACGCGCGCCAACGCAACGCCCTACGGGCTCGCCGCCGGCGTGTTCACCCGCGACGTCGGCAAGGCGCATCGCCTGTCGCGGGCGCTCAGGTCCGGCTCGGTCTGGGTCAACACCTACCACGCCATCGATCCGGCCGTGCCCTTCGGTGGCACCGGGATGAGCGGTTATGGCCGCGAGGGCGGCACCGAGCACCTCGCCGAATATCTCGACACCAAGGCGGTGTTCATCCGCCTCGACTGA
- a CDS encoding serine hydrolase domain-containing protein, which produces MLTETVTGEPVEPFLRRHLAGDFLLWSPNIQAEGFLNWDRIWATRTIARGTPRPLPQARAPLDLTFESHGATRTIDELMRREFVSGLLVVKDGEIRLERYAMGLDPRRCWQSSSMVKSLAAILVGAAVQDGAIGNIGQPIIDYLPELAGSAYEGVTIRNLLHMASGVAWVENTDDLTTDVAEHYIKVIAARRPNYIVDYLRTRPRANPPGTQFYYNTGDTFLLSHILSRATGMTVSDYCSDKVWKPMGCEQDGFFILDSDDGHEVVGSCCGASLRDYARWGLLMLSDGVIDGRRLLPEGWVKASTSPTAPNFAFDFGGERGVAGGADSAFTGYGYLWWTREGGDYQALGSYGQWIYVSPAHNAVAAILGAVPRHVYMTPEDRALHGNSSHCGSEMRLDFIKAALQALA; this is translated from the coding sequence ATGTTGACCGAGACCGTCACGGGCGAACCGGTCGAGCCCTTCCTGCGCCGCCACCTGGCGGGCGACTTCCTCCTGTGGTCGCCCAACATCCAGGCGGAAGGCTTCCTCAACTGGGATCGGATCTGGGCGACGCGCACCATCGCCAGGGGCACGCCCAGGCCCCTGCCGCAGGCGCGCGCGCCGCTGGACCTCACCTTCGAGAGCCATGGCGCGACGCGCACGATCGACGAGTTGATGCGGCGGGAGTTCGTCAGCGGCCTCCTCGTCGTCAAGGACGGCGAGATCAGGCTGGAGCGCTACGCCATGGGCCTCGATCCCCGGCGCTGCTGGCAATCCTCCTCCATGGTGAAGTCGCTGGCCGCCATCCTGGTCGGCGCCGCCGTCCAGGACGGGGCAATCGGCAACATCGGCCAGCCGATCATCGACTACCTGCCGGAGCTGGCCGGCTCGGCCTATGAGGGCGTCACCATCCGCAACCTCCTGCACATGGCCTCGGGCGTCGCCTGGGTCGAGAACACCGACGACCTCACCACGGATGTCGCCGAGCACTACATCAAGGTGATCGCGGCCCGCCGGCCGAACTATATCGTCGACTACCTCAGGACGCGCCCGCGCGCCAACCCGCCCGGCACGCAGTTCTACTACAACACCGGCGACACGTTCCTGCTGAGCCACATCCTCAGCCGCGCCACGGGCATGACCGTCTCCGACTACTGCTCCGACAAGGTCTGGAAGCCCATGGGCTGCGAGCAGGACGGCTTCTTCATCCTCGACAGCGACGACGGGCACGAGGTCGTCGGCAGCTGCTGCGGCGCCTCCCTGCGCGACTATGCCAGGTGGGGGCTTTTGATGCTGTCCGACGGCGTGATCGACGGCCGCCGCCTGCTCCCCGAAGGCTGGGTCAAGGCGTCGACCAGCCCGACGGCGCCGAATTTCGCCTTCGACTTCGGCGGCGAACGCGGCGTCGCCGGCGGGGCGGATTCGGCCTTCACCGGCTATGGCTATCTCTGGTGGACGCGCGAAGGCGGCGACTACCAGGCCCTCGGCAGCTACGGCCAGTGGATCTATGTCAGCCCGGCGCACAACGCGGTCGCGGCGATCCTGGGGGCGGTGCCCCGGCACGTCTACATGACGCCCGAAGACCGCGCGCTGCACGGGAATTCGTCGCATTGCGGGTCGGAGATGCGGCTCGACTTCATCAAGGCGGCCCTGCAGGCGCTCGCTTGA
- a CDS encoding dipeptide ABC transporter ATP-binding protein: MTLAVAIDAIRLWRRHRPPAPLVEDVAFTIPQGATLGLVGESGSGKSLTALAIMGLLGGGLRAEGRVTLDGVDLLRLDDRQMQAVRGARIGMIFQEPMTALNPAMRIGDQIAEGLLAHRPVDRAAARAEALRLIDRVRIPDAAHRIDAYPHELSGGQRQRVGIAIALAPGPSLLIADEPTTALDVTVQAEVLELLGELIAELGMSLLMISHDLGVVASICERTLVMHAGRCVEAGATAEVLHRPSQPYTQRLVAALPRSLAAGPAAERRAAPGAPPLLDVVGLERAYAGRGGAKAVDGVSFAVRAGTIHGIVGESGCGKSTLARIVMGLDRPTAGTVLFEGEDIFAKARGDLLKLRRGFQMVFQDPQGSLDPRQSVGRIVAEPLFLDPAAPRGRAREDLVGETLASVGLRPADAARHPHEFSGGQRQRIAIARAIIGRPKLVVADEPVSALDLTVQAQILRLIRTLRDEHGIAFLLISHSLAVVETISDSVAVMHRGRFVETGAAAEVFRRPAHAYTRRLIEAEPRIDQPRRYGRAVPAGEAIERL; this comes from the coding sequence GTGACGCTCGCCGTCGCCATCGACGCGATCCGCCTGTGGCGGCGGCATCGGCCGCCCGCGCCGCTGGTCGAGGATGTCGCCTTCACGATTCCCCAGGGTGCGACGCTCGGCCTGGTCGGCGAATCCGGCTCCGGCAAGTCGCTGACCGCGCTGGCGATCATGGGCCTGCTCGGCGGCGGCCTGCGCGCCGAGGGGCGGGTGACGCTCGACGGCGTCGATCTCCTGCGCCTCGACGACCGCCAGATGCAGGCGGTGCGCGGCGCCCGCATCGGCATGATCTTCCAGGAGCCGATGACGGCGCTCAATCCCGCCATGCGCATCGGCGACCAGATCGCCGAGGGGCTGCTGGCGCACCGACCGGTCGACCGCGCCGCGGCCCGGGCCGAGGCGCTGCGGCTCATCGACCGCGTGCGCATCCCCGACGCCGCGCACCGCATCGACGCCTATCCGCACGAGCTCTCCGGCGGCCAGCGCCAGCGCGTCGGCATCGCCATCGCTCTCGCGCCCGGCCCCTCGCTGCTGATCGCCGACGAGCCGACCACGGCGCTCGACGTCACCGTGCAGGCCGAGGTGCTGGAGCTCCTGGGCGAGCTGATCGCCGAGCTCGGCATGTCGCTCCTGATGATCAGCCACGACCTCGGCGTCGTCGCCAGCATCTGCGAGCGCACCCTGGTGATGCATGCCGGCCGCTGCGTCGAGGCCGGCGCCACCGCGGAGGTGCTGCACCGCCCGTCGCAGCCCTACACGCAGCGGCTGGTCGCCGCCCTGCCGCGGTCCCTGGCGGCCGGTCCCGCGGCGGAGCGGCGGGCCGCGCCCGGCGCGCCGCCGCTGCTCGATGTGGTGGGGCTCGAGCGCGCCTATGCCGGCCGCGGCGGCGCCAAGGCCGTCGACGGCGTCAGCTTCGCGGTCCGCGCCGGCACCATCCACGGCATCGTCGGCGAGAGCGGCTGCGGCAAGTCGACCCTGGCGCGCATCGTCATGGGCCTCGACCGGCCGACCGCGGGCACGGTGTTGTTCGAGGGCGAGGACATCTTCGCCAAGGCGCGCGGCGACCTCTTGAAGCTGCGGCGCGGCTTCCAGATGGTGTTCCAGGATCCGCAGGGCTCGCTCGATCCGCGCCAGAGCGTCGGGCGCATCGTCGCCGAGCCGCTGTTCCTCGATCCCGCGGCGCCGCGCGGCCGGGCTCGTGAGGACCTCGTCGGCGAGACGCTGGCGAGCGTCGGGCTGCGGCCGGCCGACGCGGCCCGCCACCCCCACGAATTCTCCGGCGGCCAGCGCCAGCGCATCGCCATCGCCCGCGCCATCATCGGCCGGCCGAAGCTGGTCGTCGCCGACGAGCCGGTCTCGGCCCTCGACCTCACCGTGCAGGCGCAGATCCTGCGGCTGATCCGCACGCTGCGCGACGAGCACGGCATCGCCTTCCTGCTGATCAGCCACAGCCTCGCGGTCGTCGAGACCATCTCCGACAGCGTCGCCGTCATGCATCGCGGCCGCTTCGTCGAGACCGGCGCCGCCGCCGAGGTGTTCCGGCGCCCGGCCCATGCCTACACGCGCCGGCTGATCGAGGCCGAGCCGCGCATCGACCAGCCGCGCCGCTACGGCAGGGCCGTCCCGGCCGGCGAAGCCATCGAGAGATTGTGA
- a CDS encoding ABC transporter permease: MASPVPGSIFPPRVRLHAGLVLTGAFVAVAVLSRFWTPEAPTRMRFAEKLKAPLVSGLAGTDAFGRDIFSMLMAGAWNSLSIAFLAILFGAALGVALGTAAAAARGWTEEAIMRAADVVFAFPALISAIMIAALIGPGGATAVIAIGLFNVPVFIRVSRGVALRVWSQDFCLAAQAAGKGRLRITLDHVLPNIAGALAVQATIQVGLAILVEAGLSFLGLSLAPPAPSWGRMLSDAQTYLGQAPWMAIAPGVTIALAVLGLNLMGDGLRDLFDPRSEARP; encoded by the coding sequence ATGGCCTCCCCGGTGCCGGGCTCGATCTTCCCGCCGCGCGTCCGCCTCCATGCCGGCCTCGTCCTCACCGGGGCCTTCGTCGCCGTCGCCGTGCTGTCGCGGTTCTGGACGCCGGAGGCGCCGACCCGGATGCGCTTCGCCGAGAAGCTGAAGGCGCCGCTGGTCTCCGGCCTCGCCGGCACCGACGCCTTCGGGCGCGACATCTTCTCCATGCTGATGGCGGGCGCCTGGAACTCGCTGTCGATCGCTTTCCTCGCCATCCTGTTCGGCGCCGCCCTCGGCGTCGCGCTCGGCACCGCCGCCGCGGCGGCGCGCGGCTGGACCGAGGAGGCGATCATGCGGGCGGCCGACGTGGTCTTCGCCTTCCCCGCCCTGATCTCGGCCATCATGATCGCCGCCCTGATCGGCCCGGGCGGGGCCACGGCGGTGATCGCCATCGGCCTGTTCAACGTGCCGGTGTTCATCCGCGTCTCGCGCGGCGTGGCGCTCAGGGTCTGGTCGCAGGATTTCTGCCTTGCGGCCCAGGCGGCCGGCAAGGGCCGGCTGCGCATCACCCTCGACCATGTGCTGCCCAACATCGCCGGCGCGCTCGCCGTGCAGGCCACCATCCAGGTCGGCCTCGCCATCCTGGTCGAGGCCGGCCTCAGCTTCCTCGGCCTCAGCCTGGCGCCGCCGGCGCCGAGCTGGGGACGGATGCTGAGCGATGCCCAGACCTATCTCGGCCAGGCGCCATGGATGGCGATCGCGCCCGGCGTGACCATCGCGCTGGCGGTGCTCGGGCTCAACCTCATGGGCGACGGCCTGCGCGACCTGTTCGACCCGCGCTCGGAGGCCCGGCCGTGA
- a CDS encoding ABC transporter permease: MGRTILRRLGSFALTLFVASLLVFAVLDLLPGNAAAILLGTAARPDTIAALEQQLGLDQPGYVRYLAWIVGAFTGDLGRSATYGVPVGGLIAERLAVTLPLAALALAIAVALGVGLGVAAAAGQGRAPDRIASGLAQVGIAVPDFWFGILFILLFSTTLHWFSAGGFPSWSDPAAAMKALLLPALALALPQAAVLTRVTRSAVLEVAGEDFVRTARAKGLSARRVLWRHAVRNALVPIVTIVGLQFSFLVAGAVLVENVFNLPGIGRLAYQSLAQRDLIVIRNVAMLFAGLVITVNFLVDLAYLWLDPRLRRA; the protein is encoded by the coding sequence ATGGGCCGCACCATCCTCCGCCGTCTCGGGTCCTTCGCGCTGACCTTGTTCGTCGCGTCGCTTTTGGTGTTCGCGGTGCTGGACCTGTTGCCGGGCAATGCGGCGGCCATCCTGCTCGGCACGGCGGCGCGGCCCGACACCATCGCGGCGCTCGAGCAGCAGCTCGGTCTCGATCAGCCCGGCTATGTCCGCTATCTCGCCTGGATCGTCGGCGCCTTCACCGGCGATCTCGGCCGCTCCGCCACCTATGGCGTGCCGGTCGGCGGCCTGATCGCCGAGCGCCTGGCGGTGACGCTGCCGCTCGCCGCCCTGGCGCTCGCCATCGCCGTGGCGCTGGGCGTCGGCCTCGGGGTCGCGGCCGCCGCCGGGCAGGGCAGGGCGCCCGACCGGATCGCCTCCGGCCTCGCGCAGGTCGGCATCGCCGTGCCGGACTTCTGGTTCGGCATCCTGTTCATCCTCCTGTTCTCCACCACGCTGCACTGGTTCTCCGCCGGCGGCTTCCCCAGCTGGAGCGACCCCGCGGCCGCGATGAAGGCGCTGCTGCTGCCGGCGCTCGCGCTCGCCCTGCCGCAGGCGGCGGTGCTGACGCGGGTGACGCGCTCGGCCGTGCTCGAGGTCGCCGGCGAGGACTTCGTGCGCACCGCCCGGGCCAAGGGCCTCAGCGCGCGGCGCGTGCTGTGGCGCCATGCCGTGCGCAACGCCCTGGTGCCGATCGTCACCATCGTCGGGCTGCAATTCTCCTTCCTGGTCGCCGGCGCCGTGCTGGTGGAGAACGTCTTCAACCTGCCCGGGATCGGGCGGCTCGCCTACCAGTCGCTGGCCCAGCGCGACCTCATCGTCATCCGCAACGTCGCCATGCTGTTCGCCGGCCTGGTCATCACCGTGAACTTCCTGGTCGACCTCGCCTATCTCTGGCTCGATCCGCGGCTGAGGAGGGCGTGA